A segment of the Marinobacter alexandrii genome:
ATTGAATACATTAGGTTTTGATCTATTATTTACCGACCCAACAGAGTCTAGAGTTATCTTTGATGAAGTGATTAAATTATCGACTTCTATCGATTATTTGAAAGGAAAAGCTCAAGCACTCAAGAATAAGGCCATTTCTTATGACATTCAGGGCAACTCCAATCAAGCGATTGTCTATTATCAGGAATCGCTCGCTTTGCTGGAAGAACTACAAGACACATTGGGCATTTCAAGAGTCAAAAACAATCTGGGAATTGCGTATAAAAACTTAGAAGATCTGGAAACGTCCCGAAAATTTTATAATGAGTCAATTGAGTTAAAAAAGATTTTAGGTGACGTCAGAGGCGTAGCATATGGATTGAATAATATTGGAGAGTTGTTCCAAAAAGAAAGGAATTATAAAGAAGCATTGGAATACTTCGAAAGAGCTTATACCATCGTTGATTCTTTAGGAGATGATCGTGGACGTTCGGTAACGCTCTCAAATCTGGCTATTTCATACCTTGAATTGCCTGACTACTCACGTGCAATAGCCAACCTTGAACAATCAATGAAATTGGATGAGATCTCCCAAGATCTTTATAGCCTATCCTACTCTTATATTCTATTGGCAAAAGCATACCTCAATACCGATCGTATTTCGGAGGGGATGCAATCCATTGAAAAAGCAGAAAAAATAGCTAAAAGCATAGCTGCACTGAAAGTTTACTATGACAGCCAGGTTTTGAAGGCCCAACTAATGAGGCGAGCAAATCAAATTGAATTATTACCGGATCTCTACGAAGAAATATTAGTGTTGAATGACAGTTTAGCTCGTGTTAATCTGACGGAAGAGACAGCAAGATTGAAGACGGTGTATGAAAGCCGTGAGAAAGAATTGATTATTGAAGACTTGAAAAAAGAGTCTACCTTAAATCAAGAGCTTTTTGAAGTGCAAGAAAGGCTTTTTAGATTGACCTTATTAATAGCAATTCTATTAGTGGCTTTACTTATTGTGGTGTATGGCTTTTACCAAAATGTAAGGAGTAAGAAAAAAGAACTTGAAATTAGAATCATGGAACGTGATAGAGCAAAAGAGGAGACTGAGTACGCAAGTCAAGCGAAATCTCAGTTTTTAGCTCAGATGAGTCATGAAATAAGAACACCTTTAAATGCAATCATAGGCTATATCGATCAGGTCTTGGAAACGGATCTGGACGATACACAGAGAAAACATCTTGGAATAGTAAATCAATCATCACTAGGATTACTTGGAATCATTAACGGAATCCTGGATCTATCTAAGTTGGAGGCTGGAAAATTGGAGTTGGTTGTGGAGCATACTGACCTGTTTGAGCTTTGTAATCATGTGGTGCAAATGACTAGTTATAAGGCAAGTCGAAAAAATATCGAATTGAAACTGTCACTTGTTGACCGCAAATATCAATATGTCTTAGCCGATGATATCCGCCTAAGACAGGTATTGGTAAATCTCTTGGCGAATGCTACGAAGTTTACCAAGAAAGGCGAAATTGAATTGAAAGTTGAGGCCTTGGATGAAGACAAAGACCAAGGGGTTCGCCTAAGATTTTCAGTAAGAGATACGGGAATTGGTATTAAGCCTGAAAATGTTGAAAAAATATTTGAAGCATTTTCACAAGAAGATTCGTCCACAACCAGAAAGTACGGAGGGACTGGGTTGGGATTATCCATATCCAATACCCTGCTATCATTAATGGATAGTAAGCTGGAAGTCAGAAGTGCTCATGGAGAAGGCAGTACTTTTTTCTTTGAAGTATCCTTCAGACTTTCTAGTGATCATACAAAAGTTGGATCGGGGAACTCTAAAGTCAATACAGTTAAGAAAGTAGTTTCGACAAGTGATAAACTGAAAGTTTTGATTGCAGAGGATAACGCTAACAACATGGTTATTGCTAAAGCGATGTTAAAAAAAGCACTCCCGAATGCTAAGGTAATTGAAGCAGAGAATGGCATAGATGCGGTGGATCTATATGAAAGTGAAAAGCCAGATGTTATTCTGATGGACGTGCAGATGCCTGAAATGGATGGCTATGATGCGACAAGAAAGATTAGGGAAATAGAAATTGATGTTCGAACTCCAATCATCGCTTTAACTGCTGGATCTATGAGAGCTGATAAAGAGAAATGTTACGAGGCAGGGATGGATGATTTTGTCAGCAAACCCATCATCAATAATGCTCTCGCAAATGTGCTGGAAAAGTGGATTAAGGATTAATTGGCTAATCTACTCTGTAAAATTCAAAAATCATCCCACAGTTACGTGATCACCTGTTAGTTCCTCGTAGAGATGATGAATGTCAAACAACTGCTGTGCTGCGAGTTTTTGACCAGCTTGTGCTGATATGTAAAGGATAACAGCTATCAATGCAAAAGCAGGGATAAACCAAAGAATAGAAGAATCCAGGTCTAGACTCCATCTGGTTAGTCCCCACATCCCAATAAACAAAGTCAGAATACCCAGAGCCACATATCCGAAAAAGAAAATCGCCCAAACAGTAGGATTAGGACCATAAAGTCCTCTTACAATCACGTTATCTTCATCTTGCTCAAAAGAAAGATGAAGTTGGGGAGACCAAAAATGTTGTTGGCTCGGATGTATTCGGATGTAGATATGTCCAGGTAAATGACTTGTGATGAATTGGCTTTCCTTCTGCTTAATTCCGGTCAGAAGCATTTGTTCAAGGTCTTCTTTCGTGCCAGAGATTCTCTGTTTAAAGCGCGGACGTATCTTAAAACTAGACATGGCATTAAGCTAGCTTAATGCCAATTAAATTCAAATGAACATGATTTCTATCATATATTATTCTGCTCTCTTGGGTGTGAAAGTAATTTATTACAATGCAGATGAACACAATTCAGTCAGTCAAAGGCCTACTTAGAGTATCCTTGATAATTGTTTTGAAGAAAAAAGAGGATTGAGTAGCTCTATGCACCCTTTAAACATTTATTTCACAGATAACTAAACTACAATTTCAGCTAAAAAGTGCTTATTTTGGGGTTTTTGTATGGCATTTGAATCAATTCTTTTAAAAATTCAGTCTGCTGAATATCGAAAAATAAATCCACTGTTTGACCCGCTGACTAGCGGGAAGTTTGGATTTATTACCCTTAACAGGCTGAATTTTAAGAATTTATTCATAGCCTTGGGGTTTTTGCTTCGTTTTTGGGCTAAGCCAAAAATGAAGAACCCGTCCGGTTCGAGGACATTGAATAAATAAACAAGGACGGCCTACCTACTTCAGATACAATTGATCGCTACCTTTTAAAAGCTTCATCTCCTTAAACCTTTTTTCTCGCATCCGATAAGCATTCATGGCAGTCTTGCCCAGCTTATTCGTGAGCTTGTGATTCACCATTGCACCTGCAAGAGCACCAACGACTGGGATAAGCTGCAATAATTTAGCTAAATCAATGTAATCTCGATATTCTAGCTGAAAGGTTCGCCAGTCAAAAGTGTTTAGGTCATCAGGTAATTGATCCTTGATTAGTTCCCAGTTCTCCAAAGTCTCAAATACCTCATTGCGACGCTCCTGACTAGAAAAAGTAAGCTGAAAGATGTGCAGAATATAGACTCGTTCTTTATAGTCTTTAGTATCATAACCATATCTGGAAGCTATCTCGAATAGCATCTTCATCTTAAGTGTAAGCCAAAGTGGAAAATCTGCCAGGCTAAGTAAGAATCCTCCAAAACCTGTAGCAGCTCCTTCCACGGCTGCAGAAGAAGAATAGAAGTTTATACGTTCCTTCACCTTGATTTCTATCTCTTCTAAAGTTTTTACTTCTTTTCGCGTACGAGTGGTAAATCCAGAACCGAAGATCACTGCTCGAGTAATCTCTTTGATTGCCTTAGTGATCGCTTTATGAACCTTCTCAGGAATAATTCTATTGATTTTTTTTTGCACCTTCTTGGTCGTACGATTCCAGAATGAAGGCTTTCGTTTCATGGCTGATTGCCATTGTTGCAACTCTTGAGAAATGAGTTGATGATAGATGGAGTTGGAGTCAGTCATTCTTTATGTAGAGGAATCATTTTATGGTTGCAGGTTTAGGTTGGCAAATAAGTGAATCACTCATTTTTTCCAAATACTTAAAACACGCTAACTAAGCTAAAGGGTCCCTCAGATATTTGCTATGTAAACCAAAAAAACATTGTCATGGAAAATATAGAACGATTAAGTGTATCCTTTGAGGACTTTACTATTATCAATAGAAATTTTGAAATGAATAATCAAAATGCAGAAGCCTATCAATCTTACAAAAATCAAATTGAAGCAGAATACGGAATGGAGCTGGAAGATACATTATTTGATGTATATGACGAATACTTTGAAAACGATGAGGTGTAAGACTTAGAGTCTTACTTTTTCTGCTAAGTCTATACTACTCATGTTTAGCTTGAACATACTTGCTTAAGAATTCTCTTTTGTCATCCTTGAAAGTGGATATAGCTCCGACTTTGTTCAAGCAGTAAATGTATACCCAAGCCAAATCCAATTGATACGGAAGAAAACCTGCACGTGCGCTGTTTGGATATAGGTGATGATTATTGTGCCACTCTCCAGAAAACCATCCAGGTCTGGATTGATTGATAGAGAGGTTGGTTCTATCAAAATCAATACCCTCTTTGTGACTCACTTTTCCTTTTCCATGACCTGTGTAATTGAAAGCTCTTACAAGCACAAACCAAAACATAGCGGCACTAAAAGCAGCACATGCCAATCCATGACCACCCAATAAATAAAATGAGGCATACCAAAAAGACCAATTGAGCAACCATAATGATACCGTGTATAACGGGCTAGCTACTGATCCCCATTTTTGATACTTCGCATAAGAATTCATTGATACTCCAGAATGACTCATGAAATTAGATGCTTTTCTATATTCAGACTCACTTAGATCTTCTGCGATACTTTGATGGTTGACATCTGACATCATGCAATACAGAAATCCCCCTTGAGCGTTGTATGGATCTCCTGGTAGATCTGATTTGGCGTGATGAACATGATGAGATATCACATAGATTTCTTCAGGAAAGGTTTTAATGACAAGATTTTGAGTAATAAAACGCCAGAAAGGATGGGAGAAAGTATATGCTTTGTGAGTGCAGTACCTATGAAACCAAATAGTTCCATGTGTACTCATGATGATCATTGCGTAAAGCATAAAAAAAGCGAATGTACCTAAGCTAAAATGGAAAACGATAAAGAAAAAGAAAAATGGAAGCATGGATAATACCATCATCCAACTTATGGAAGAGATCCAATTTTTCTTATTTGCGAAAACATTTATCCGAGCAAAAAACTCATTAAAAAGTTGTTTTTTGCTAGGTACAATGAGCTGATTTTTTTCATCTGCCCAACCGTAAGAAGGTACCTTTAATACTTTATCGATAAATGTCATTAATCAAAGCTAGTCATTTAAACGCCCTTAGGTTATTCAAACTTAATTTTCCTTACAAACTCCCGCCAAGTCCTATCTTAAATAATTCCATCTTCACTTGTGTATTCGAACAATTCTTGAACTTCTGCTTGTTATATCCAATAGGAGTATTGAAGATCACTGATGCAGTAATTCGCTATTTGGATAAATTCATTGATGAGTTAACAAGTAGTGAAAGAAGCGGAATAGTGGAACAAGCATATTGATATGAATAATATTAGAGGCATAATAGTTGTGTTAAACAGTAGAAAAAAAAGACGCTTTTATGGAATTTCCCCCTAGCGCGCATCTCTATATGTAACATCAAAACACATACATAATGAAAACGCTTTTCACATTTATTGCCATGTTTATTTTTTCGACCTGTTTCAGTCAAATCCCATCCTTGACAATTGGAAATGATGATAAAAAACGGGAACTGGAGATATCAAGCCTGGATGTGAATGTTGAAATCATTGGAAATATTGCGACTACTACTTATGATATTATTTTTTTCAATCCCCAAAGCAGGGATTTGGAAGGTGAGTTATCTCTTCCTCTAGGTGAGGGGCAGGAGATATGTAGATATGCGTTGAGCGTTAATGGTAAGCTCAGAGAAGGGGTAGTCATTGAAAAAGTGAAGGCAAGACAAGCTTTTGAAGCAGTCACGAGGCAAAACATTGATCCGGGTATTATCAATATCACGAAAGGAAATTTCTTTAAGACCAGAATTTATCCGATCTCATCAAAAGGAAATAAACGGGTAGTATTGGCTATTTCGGAAACATTAAGCGGAGATAAGAACAACCTGTACTACTCATTACCAATAGAAACGTCTAAAAGCATTGGTGAATTTAACCTGAATGTAAAGGCTATTAAGAGTCGAAAAACTGATAAGGCCATTTTGAGTGAATTCGAAAACATTCAATTTGATGACGCAAATGATGCGTTTGTTTTATCTCTTTCTAGAAAGAATTTTTCTTCATCTAATCCAATCAAATTTACTTTACCAAGATTTGGTGGAAGCGATCATCAATTATTCACGCATGAGTTTGAAGGGGAGACCTACTTTTATTTAAATATTAAGCCACCTACTCTTTCAGCTACCAATCAAAAAAAATCAGAGAAGGTCGGAATCTTTTGGGATAATTCATCTTCAGGAGCCAAGCGTGACATTGAAAAAGAGTTGAAGTTGCTCGAGAGTTACCTGAACTCATTGACGGACGTAAAAGAGATATCGGTGACCTCCTTTAATGCGGTAATGAACGAAAGTGAAAACTTTGGAGGAAGCATTCCATCAGTCATTTCATGTATTCGTGAGCTTACGTATGATGGAGCTACCCGATTTGATCAAATCAATCTTCATGGAAAGTATGATGAGATACTTTTGTTTTCTGATGGTATCAATACAATTGGAACTGAGGATATTAGGATGCCTAAAAATGTAGTTCATACAATTACTTCCAGCTCAGGGAGTAATTACAGTCTACTCAAAAAGTTGGCAAGAAAGACCAATGGTGAGTTTATCAACCTCCATAAAACCTCTACCAAAGACGCACTTAACATATTGCAAAAGGATGAAGAAAAATTCTTATCAAGTAGTTACTCAAATGCGGATTTCAAAGAAGTATATCCTAATCTTCCCCAAAGAGTTGGTGAGTATTTTGAAATTGCTGGCATTCTAAAGACTGAAAAAGCAAGGATAAAAATTAACTATGGAGATAGGAATAATGTAACTAAAAGTCAAAGCTTCGAAATAGAAAAAAAATCAACAGCCCCAATTTCCCGATTATGGGCAAGTAAAAAAATAGAGACTTTAAATATTGACTACCAAAGGAATAAAGAAGCAATATTCACACTAGCCCAAAAACACAACATCGTCACAAAGAATAGCTCCTTTATTGTTTTGGACAGAGTCGAGGATTATGCGGAGTACGAAATAGAACCACCGATTGAATTAAAGAAAGAATATGATCGATTAATTGCCCAGAAAGAAATATCCAAACCCGATCCCAAAGCGATTTTTCAGAGAAATTTTGAAAGATTTAGTTCATTAAAAAATTGGTATGCTTCACCTCCTATTATATCACAGGAAGACAAGGATCAAGTAGATGATTCTAGTGCTGTCTCAAGATCCCTCCAAGGAACTGTAGCAGGCGTTGAAGTCGAGTCAGCTGATGAGGAAGCATACATTATATTAGAAGAGGCTCCCGAAGAAGAGGCTTTACAGGAAGTGGTTGTCACCGGTTATAGCGCAACAAGTCGAGCGAAATCTTCTGTTGAATCTACATCTGGCGGCTCTTCTATTAAGGTGCTGGCTTGGCTTCCAGATGCACCCTATATGGAAGAGTTAAGAGGTGCTGCAGAAAACCATGAGAAACTTTATTTTAAACTGAAAGAGGAAAACAGCACACGACCAGCATTTTTTATTCAGGTTTCAGATTTCTTTTTTGACAAAGGCATGAATAAGATAGCCGTTCGAATTCTTTCTAATGCGATAGAATTGGATCTGGAAAATCCAGAACTTATAAGGGCGGTAGCTAAGCGCCTCCTAGATGAGGATGAAATTGAAATGAGTGTTTCACTATTTCTGGAAATAAAGGAACTACGACCAGAAGAACCTCAATCGTATCGAGATCTTGCTTTGGCATACATTGAGAACAAACAATATCAACAAGCGCTTGAGCTTTTTAACTATGTGCTGAATAAAGATTGGGCTCGATTCGCAGATATTAAGGATGTTGTCCTTAATGAATTGAATAATTTGATTTCCTTGTACAAAGATGAACTCGATCTTTCTTCTGTAAGCAAGGAACTAATCGAGCCAATGCCATTGGATGTTCGAATAGTAATCGACTGGAGTAGTAATGATAGTGACATTGATTTGTGGGTCATCGATCCCAATGGAGAAAAGTGCTTCTATAGCCATCCAAACACAAAAATAGGAGGTAAAATAAGCAGGGACTTTACTGAGGGCTATGGTCCTGAGGAATACTCACTAAAAGAAGCTAAGAGAGGTTTCTATACTGTTTATGTCAATTATTATAGCGAGTCTCGACAAACCATTACAGGCCCTGTTACGATATACGGGACGCTCACAACGAATTATGGTACATCAAAACAAGAGACTAAACGAATTGCGGTCCAACTGACAGACAATAAGGAGTCAAGGCAAATCGCCCAACTGGAGTTTAGGGAGTAAAAACTGAATTGCTACTGTCCGAATAGATTGAGTCTTCAGCATCACTTTATGTTGGAATTTGTGGAGGTAAGGACTCTGATTCAGAGCTATTTTTCCCGCTTTGTCATAGTTTTTCTATTTTTCTTTCAGGGGTTTAGATAGTTTCTTTTTCCTTCATTTCCTCAACCTCCTTATCTAACTCTTCCCAATCAGTAAATGAAAGTTCGTTCACTTCCTCAATATCTTCTTTCTTAGAAATCAGTCCAGTTGTCATGATGATGCTAGTTGCCAGTATCACAATGAGTAAAATAGATGGATTGAAACGCTCATCAATAAATTGAGCCGGAATAGAAAAGAAAAGCAATACTGTAATCAAACCTCTTGGAGCGATCCAAAGTTGTGGTGTGATACTATTCTTAACGATGACTTTTAGCAGAATAAAACGAAGTACGTAAGTAATCCCAAGAACAGCCATGGCAATATACAATGAGGGTAAATCGGAGAGTCCTGAAAAGTCCAGAGTCATGCCAAAGATGACGAAGAAGAATGTGCGAACTACGAAAGCGGTTTCCATAGTTACCACATGAAAGTCTTCAGTGATATGGTCTAATGCATCTGGTTTTATCCATTTTTTCAATCTGCCTCGGAAGAATAGCCTATAGTTATTCAGCACCAACCCAAACACCATGATGATCAGTAGAGACGATAAGTGGAACATCTTACCAGTAGAGTAGAGCAGTACCAGAATAGCAATAAGAAAAAAGAGCTTCACTTTAGATTCTAGCTTTTGAAGCAAAATCACCATTAAGTAGCTGATAAGTATTGAAAGTACGATAGTGATCACTATGCTACCTGATACTTCCATCACTATCTCGCTGGTTTGACTGGCTTCAGAGCCACTTAGCACAAAATAGAAAAACATGATTCCGAGAATATCAGAGAAAGTACTTTCGTAGATCATAAATTCTCGTTTTTTATCCAAAAGTGAACTAACACTTGGAATAATTATCGCACTGCTTAGAATAGAAAGTGGTATTGCATAAACCAATGAGGTCAGGAAGTCATCAAAAAGCACAAGGTTAAAAATATAGGCTACTAATAGTGCTGTACCAACCAATGCTATCAATGCAATAATGAAGGATTTGACAAGCAAAGGTTTTTTATCCTTTTCCAGCTTTAAATCAAGAGCTGCCTCCAAAACAATCATGATCAATCCTACCACACCCAACAACTCGAGTGCGGACATAATATGGTTATCTAAATTAATCTCAACCAATTTTAGTAGATATTGGATACCAACACCTAATCCTATCAACAACAACACACTGGGAACCTTGGATTTTTTTGAAATGAAATTGAATAAGTAAGAAATGATGATGATCAATGAGATGGCAATTGTCTGGGTATAGGCATTTAGGTATTCCATTGATTTTCTTTATTCTTGGGACTTATTTCTTAAAACTAGTCACAGTTTATGAGTAAATTTTGTGACTTAATTTAAAAAATAAGGTCTTGAAGGTCGAAAAAACCTAAGTAATCCCGATCACTATATGGCAAAAGTTAAAAAGTTTGGAACTTTTGGTGGCGTCTTCGTCCCTTCAATATTGACTATTCTCGGTGTGATCATGTACTTGAGGCTTCCTCAAATAGTAGGAGAGGCGGGATTATGGTATACACTAGGGATCATTGTAGTAGCGCATATCATTTCAGTGACCACAGGTCTCAGTATCTCCTCAATGGCGACCGATAAAAAAGTGGAAGCTGGAGGGCCTTACTACATCATCTCTCGAAGTTTAGGATTACCTATTGGAGGTACGTTAGGGCTTGCACTTTTTGTGGGACTATCATTTAGCATAAGTCTATATTTAATTGGTTTTTCTGAAAGTTTTCTACCCTATTTTGGGTTTTCATCGGACATATCAAATATACGGATTGCTGGATCGTTGGCACTAATTGTACTAACCATAATTACTTTCATAAGCACGTCCCTTGCTATCAAAGCACAGTTCTTTATTTTGATAGCTATAGTTCTGTCTTTAATTTCTATTCTTTATGGACAGCACGAGTTCACTACAGAAAGTCCACTTTTTTATAGTTCTCCAAACGCTACTTCACTTATGGTGTTGTTTGGCATTTTCTTTCCTGCAGTAACTGGATTTAGTGCGGGAGTTAGCATGTCGGGCGACTTGGAAGACCCTAAAAGATCCATTCCCAAAGGAACAATTGCAGCCATCACTACGGGCTTCATTATTTATGTCGCTCTAGCCATATTCTTTTCGTTCACCGTAAGTAGAGAGGCACTGACCAATGATTCGCAGATACTTCTCAACACTGCATGGATACCTGAATTGGTCGTGGCGGGGATTTGGGGAGCTACACTTTCATCAGCATTGGGAAGTATTCTGGGTGCACCCAGAATTATGCAGGCTATTGCAGTTGATAAAATCGGGTCAAAATTTTTCGCAAAAGGCCATGGACCAACCAAAGAACCTAGAAATGCTGTCTTGCTGGCATTCGTGATTGCAGAGGCAGGCATTCTCATCGGGGAACTTGATATTATTGCTCGAATTGTCTCCATCTTCTTCATAACAACTTATGGCTTTCTAAACATAAGCGCAGCATTTGAGAAATGGACAAGCACTGACTATCGACCTGATTTCAAGGTTTCTGGGTGGGTTAGTTTGATAGGAGCAATTGCTTGCTTAGTGGTCATGATCCAGCTAGACTTGTTAGCACTACTTGGTGCTGTTTTAATCTTGGGTTTGACATACTTCCTTCTAAAAAAACGTGAACTCACTTTAGACTCTGGAGATGCGTGGAGTGGTGTTTGGGCCTCAGTGGTTAAAACAGGCTTAACCAATCTGATGAAACATAGTGTCAACAATCGAAACTGGAGGCCAAACGTGATCATGTTTAGCGGTAATCCAAATAATCGTATTCACATGATAGAAATTGGGAAGGCAATTGTAGGCAAACTTGGAATTCTTACCGCTTTTGAACTAGTGAAAAGCGATGATCGCATTATGGCTAAGGCTGAGTCTGATCTTGAAAAAGGGAAAGACGCTATAGGATATTTTAAACACAAACTTCATTGCCGAGACATCTATTCAGGTATGGATCAGATTGCTCGTGTGTATGGCTTTTCCGGAGTAGAGCCAAATTCTATTTTGATGGGGTGGAGTAAGATTCCGACTAATGAAGATCGGTTTCTTGACTTGATCGAAAGTTTTGCTAGCCAAAATTTCAATACACTCTTTTTAAACTACGACCATGACAAAGGGTATGGAAACGGAAGCACCATTGATATCTGGTGGAGTGGTTCCGGACGAAACCTATCACTTTCATTTGGCTTAGTAAGATCCATCACAAATTCTATCTTATGGAAAAGCGCGAAAGTAAGAGTGCTAATTATTAATCGGGCAGATGAAGAGTCAGAAACTATCTATAAAAATACGACAGCCATTCTGGATCGCTTTCGGTTACCTGCAGACGTGAAAATCATAGACAATGAAAAGGAGCAGTTAAGTGACCTGGAAATCATATCCCGCGAATCAGAAAAAGCCGATCTTGTACTCCTGGGAGTGCCCGATCAGGAATTCAAAAACTTTGGAAAATCTTTCCATAAAATAAATGAAATCGTTGAGAGTATTGGTAGCTCATTGATCATTAATGCATCGGAAGACTTTGAGGAACTGGAGGTAATAGATCAGCACAAACCTAAACTGGTTACCAAATCAGGGGTACATTCATTGGCTATGCCGCCATTACCTGAATCAAATTATCAGGAGATAACCTCAGATATTTGGAAAATAGATCGAAATGGTCAGGAAGTTCTCGATCGATTTTACGTTCAAGCCTTCAAACCCATTTTTGATAGTAACCGCTCTTTCCTTGATGATCTTTCAAGTCGAATAGATTCTATTAAAAAAGAGGTTAAAAAAATTGAGGAAACACCAGAACTGCTCAAACGAAAGAAAGCCATAGATAAACTTAAAAATGAAAGCTTGTTTAAGCTGGATTTTTTTATCAACGAAGAAGTCTCAGAGGTGAGTATCCCTTATCAGACAAAGCAATTGGAGGAAGGGATAAATTGGTATATCAATCAGTTTAAAGTGGATTTCAGAAGGTTTCCCAAATATTTTAAAATCAAGTATGCTGACAAAGACTTTGCCATCCATCAAGATGATAACTTGAGGATTAAGTCAATCAAAAGAGCGAAGAAATTTAAGCACCTGATTGTTGGGAAGCCCATTACTCAGACTATTAATTATAGGGAGCTGGCAAGGTACTTTCAGTTAAGTACCAGAGTGATATTTCTAAAAAAACTACTTCAACAACTACTGAAGGATGAGACAAAATTTTACGAAAGTGCGCGAAAACTGATTGGCAACATTACAGATACGTTGAACAATATAGAAAGACAAATATGGGAAGAAGACAAGTTAGAATTACAAGAGATATTTCAACTTGAAATACTTATTAAGAAAACAAAAGAAGAACTTGAGTCACTAGCTTCACTCTATCAAAATAGATTGCTGGTCGAGTTTAGGAAGAACCTGATCCTGATGCAAAAAGATATGGAGCGGTTGGATACGGATCACCT
Coding sequences within it:
- a CDS encoding tetratricopeptide repeat protein, with translation MNELGSFRYASLTWIVVFLISYPNYSYAQQGDSILAALPNELGVTGRVDTLNTLGFDLLFTDPTESRVIFDEVIKLSTSIDYLKGKAQALKNKAISYDIQGNSNQAIVYYQESLALLEELQDTLGISRVKNNLGIAYKNLEDLETSRKFYNESIELKKILGDVRGVAYGLNNIGELFQKERNYKEALEYFERAYTIVDSLGDDRGRSVTLSNLAISYLELPDYSRAIANLEQSMKLDEISQDLYSLSYSYILLAKAYLNTDRISEGMQSIEKAEKIAKSIAALKVYYDSQVLKAQLMRRANQIELLPDLYEEILVLNDSLARVNLTEETARLKTVYESREKELIIEDLKKESTLNQELFEVQERLFRLTLLIAILLVALLIVVYGFYQNVRSKKKELEIRIMERDRAKEETEYASQAKSQFLAQMSHEIRTPLNAIIGYIDQVLETDLDDTQRKHLGIVNQSSLGLLGIINGILDLSKLEAGKLELVVEHTDLFELCNHVVQMTSYKASRKNIELKLSLVDRKYQYVLADDIRLRQVLVNLLANATKFTKKGEIELKVEALDEDKDQGVRLRFSVRDTGIGIKPENVEKIFEAFSQEDSSTTRKYGGTGLGLSISNTLLSLMDSKLEVRSAHGEGSTFFFEVSFRLSSDHTKVGSGNSKVNTVKKVVSTSDKLKVLIAEDNANNMVIAKAMLKKALPNAKVIEAENGIDAVDLYESEKPDVILMDVQMPEMDGYDATRKIREIEIDVRTPIIALTAGSMRADKEKCYEAGMDDFVSKPIINNALANVLEKWIKD
- a CDS encoding EcsC family protein, with the translated sequence MTDSNSIYHQLISQELQQWQSAMKRKPSFWNRTTKKVQKKINRIIPEKVHKAITKAIKEITRAVIFGSGFTTRTRKEVKTLEEIEIKVKERINFYSSSAAVEGAATGFGGFLLSLADFPLWLTLKMKMLFEIASRYGYDTKDYKERVYILHIFQLTFSSQERRNEVFETLENWELIKDQLPDDLNTFDWRTFQLEYRDYIDLAKLLQLIPVVGALAGAMVNHKLTNKLGKTAMNAYRMREKRFKEMKLLKGSDQLYLK
- a CDS encoding fatty acid desaturase, with translation MTFIDKVLKVPSYGWADEKNQLIVPSKKQLFNEFFARINVFANKKNWISSISWMMVLSMLPFFFFFIVFHFSLGTFAFFMLYAMIIMSTHGTIWFHRYCTHKAYTFSHPFWRFITQNLVIKTFPEEIYVISHHVHHAKSDLPGDPYNAQGGFLYCMMSDVNHQSIAEDLSESEYRKASNFMSHSGVSMNSYAKYQKWGSVASPLYTVSLWLLNWSFWYASFYLLGGHGLACAAFSAAMFWFVLVRAFNYTGHGKGKVSHKEGIDFDRTNLSINQSRPGWFSGEWHNNHHLYPNSARAGFLPYQLDLAWVYIYCLNKVGAISTFKDDKREFLSKYVQAKHE
- a CDS encoding VIT domain-containing protein — translated: MKTLFTFIAMFIFSTCFSQIPSLTIGNDDKKRELEISSLDVNVEIIGNIATTTYDIIFFNPQSRDLEGELSLPLGEGQEICRYALSVNGKLREGVVIEKVKARQAFEAVTRQNIDPGIINITKGNFFKTRIYPISSKGNKRVVLAISETLSGDKNNLYYSLPIETSKSIGEFNLNVKAIKSRKTDKAILSEFENIQFDDANDAFVLSLSRKNFSSSNPIKFTLPRFGGSDHQLFTHEFEGETYFYLNIKPPTLSATNQKKSEKVGIFWDNSSSGAKRDIEKELKLLESYLNSLTDVKEISVTSFNAVMNESENFGGSIPSVISCIRELTYDGATRFDQINLHGKYDEILLFSDGINTIGTEDIRMPKNVVHTITSSSGSNYSLLKKLARKTNGEFINLHKTSTKDALNILQKDEEKFLSSSYSNADFKEVYPNLPQRVGEYFEIAGILKTEKARIKINYGDRNNVTKSQSFEIEKKSTAPISRLWASKKIETLNIDYQRNKEAIFTLAQKHNIVTKNSSFIVLDRVEDYAEYEIEPPIELKKEYDRLIAQKEISKPDPKAIFQRNFERFSSLKNWYASPPIISQEDKDQVDDSSAVSRSLQGTVAGVEVESADEEAYIILEEAPEEEALQEVVVTGYSATSRAKSSVESTSGGSSIKVLAWLPDAPYMEELRGAAENHEKLYFKLKEENSTRPAFFIQVSDFFFDKGMNKIAVRILSNAIELDLENPELIRAVAKRLLDEDEIEMSVSLFLEIKELRPEEPQSYRDLALAYIENKQYQQALELFNYVLNKDWARFADIKDVVLNELNNLISLYKDELDLSSVSKELIEPMPLDVRIVIDWSSNDSDIDLWVIDPNGEKCFYSHPNTKIGGKISRDFTEGYGPEEYSLKEAKRGFYTVYVNYYSESRQTITGPVTIYGTLTTNYGTSKQETKRIAVQLTDNKESRQIAQLEFRE